In Prunus dulcis chromosome 1, ALMONDv2, whole genome shotgun sequence, the following are encoded in one genomic region:
- the LOC117614767 gene encoding rRNA-processing protein EFG1 isoform X2 has protein sequence MAHGGYAKRRVSPAGGRRPKSALGPEKKPKTVNLKKQIRSIERLLRKNLSAEMKEAQEKKLEGLKKQQEIQFRLAVERKIFMRDRKIKFFERRKIERRIRRLEKLQRASSSGQAQDAESSVQLSKLKEDLEYVRFFPKTEKYVPLFTGGEVSDIVDKRNKLREKIKANLIAAAASGKDVEETGSEDDGLLDLSEDDFFLNGSSSDEADADDEWTDKSTREQASSASGKATSGMSSDERNQVSARALMPPPRPSSNSRTSSVRAQSRFGPSSSKNSSKKIAEMSTSSNTSNSRSGTSFSTSTSRSGTSFKARGSSNSTAAQSSTLSSNSDAHKPRRKRRPKKKKQQG, from the exons ATGGCTCACGGTGGCTACGCCAAGCGGAGGGTGAGTCCGGCGGGAGGACGACGGCCCAAGTCGGCGTTGGGCCCAGAGAAGAAGCCCAAAACCGTCAACCTCAAAAAGCAGATTCGCTCCATCGAGCGCCTGCTCCGTAAG AATCTATCAGCTGAAATGAAGGAGGCTCAGGAAAAGAAGTTAGAAGGACTCAAGAAACAGCAGGAGATTCAGTTTCGTCTTGCTGTGGAGCGCAAGATATTTATGCGTGACAGGAAGATTAAGTTTTTCG agagaagaaaaatagagagaagaATAAGACGTTTGGAGAAACTCCAACGTGCTTCTTCGTCTGGTCAGGCACAAGATGCAGAGAGTTCTGTGCAACTTTCCAAATTGAAAGAAGATCTTGAATATGTTAGG TTCTTTCCCAAGACCGAGAAGTATGTCCCTTTGTTTACTGGTGGTGAAGTTTCAGATATAGTTGATAAGAGAAATAAGTTGCGTGAGAAGATTAAGGCCAATTTAATTGCTGCAGCAGCTAGTGGAAAGGATGTTGAAG AAACAGGGAGCGAGGACGATGGGCTTCTGGATCTGAGTGAAGATGATTTCTTCCTAAATGGGAGTTCAAGTGATGAAGCAGATGCAGACGATGAATGGACGGATAAGAGTACAAG AGAACAGGCTTCCAGTGCTTCTGGAAAAGCAACTTCTGGCATGTCCAGTGATGAGAGAAATCAG GTTTCTGCTAGAGCTTTGATGCCTCCTCCCCGGCCATCTAGCAATTCTCGCACAAGTTCAGTTCGTGCTCAGTCAAGGTTTGGTCCTTCATCAAGCAAAAATTCCTCAAAAAAGATTGCTGAAATGTCTACATCCAGCAATACATCAAATAGCAGAAGTGGGACTTCCTTCAGTACATCAACTAGCAGAAGTGGAACTTCCTTCAAAGCTAGGGGATCCTCAAATTCAACAGCTGCCCAAAGTAGTACTTTGAGCTCCAACTCTGATGCTCATAAGCCCCGTAGAAAGAGGAggccaaagaagaaaaagcagcAG GGATGA
- the LOC117614767 gene encoding rRNA-processing protein EFG1 isoform X1, producing MAHGGYAKRRVSPAGGRRPKSALGPEKKPKTVNLKKQIRSIERLLRKNLSAEMKEAQEKKLEGLKKQQEIQFRLAVERKIFMRDRKIKFFERRKIERRIRRLEKLQRASSSGQAQDAESSVQLSKLKEDLEYVRFFPKTEKYVPLFTGGEVSDIVDKRNKLREKIKANLIAAAASGKDVEETGSEDDGLLDLSEDDFFLNGSSSDEADADDEWTDKSTREQASSASGKATSGMSSDERNQRQVSARALMPPPRPSSNSRTSSVRAQSRFGPSSSKNSSKKIAEMSTSSNTSNSRSGTSFSTSTSRSGTSFKARGSSNSTAAQSSTLSSNSDAHKPRRKRRPKKKKQQG from the exons ATGGCTCACGGTGGCTACGCCAAGCGGAGGGTGAGTCCGGCGGGAGGACGACGGCCCAAGTCGGCGTTGGGCCCAGAGAAGAAGCCCAAAACCGTCAACCTCAAAAAGCAGATTCGCTCCATCGAGCGCCTGCTCCGTAAG AATCTATCAGCTGAAATGAAGGAGGCTCAGGAAAAGAAGTTAGAAGGACTCAAGAAACAGCAGGAGATTCAGTTTCGTCTTGCTGTGGAGCGCAAGATATTTATGCGTGACAGGAAGATTAAGTTTTTCG agagaagaaaaatagagagaagaATAAGACGTTTGGAGAAACTCCAACGTGCTTCTTCGTCTGGTCAGGCACAAGATGCAGAGAGTTCTGTGCAACTTTCCAAATTGAAAGAAGATCTTGAATATGTTAGG TTCTTTCCCAAGACCGAGAAGTATGTCCCTTTGTTTACTGGTGGTGAAGTTTCAGATATAGTTGATAAGAGAAATAAGTTGCGTGAGAAGATTAAGGCCAATTTAATTGCTGCAGCAGCTAGTGGAAAGGATGTTGAAG AAACAGGGAGCGAGGACGATGGGCTTCTGGATCTGAGTGAAGATGATTTCTTCCTAAATGGGAGTTCAAGTGATGAAGCAGATGCAGACGATGAATGGACGGATAAGAGTACAAG AGAACAGGCTTCCAGTGCTTCTGGAAAAGCAACTTCTGGCATGTCCAGTGATGAGAGAAATCAG CGACAGGTTTCTGCTAGAGCTTTGATGCCTCCTCCCCGGCCATCTAGCAATTCTCGCACAAGTTCAGTTCGTGCTCAGTCAAGGTTTGGTCCTTCATCAAGCAAAAATTCCTCAAAAAAGATTGCTGAAATGTCTACATCCAGCAATACATCAAATAGCAGAAGTGGGACTTCCTTCAGTACATCAACTAGCAGAAGTGGAACTTCCTTCAAAGCTAGGGGATCCTCAAATTCAACAGCTGCCCAAAGTAGTACTTTGAGCTCCAACTCTGATGCTCATAAGCCCCGTAGAAAGAGGAggccaaagaagaaaaagcagcAG GGATGA